GTAAAACTGAAAGAGAATCAAGATTACATTCTAGTATGTGGAGATCATGAAGTGCTGTGAACAGGGATAATGGAAAGGATGAAAGACTGTCACAACAACTGCTTTCTATGTGCAAATGCTTACGTGCCCGGCAATGCCAGGTAACATGTTCGTCCCAAAAGCGGTCCAAATTCCTACACTCAGATACGTGTAGTGACTCTAATGTCTAGTGTTTGTGCTCTTTAGGAAAGGATTCCAGAGATGGACAATTGCAGATGACCAATTCCCTTAGACAAGTATTGCCTCGCATCATTTCCCTGTATGCAAAACACTCGAAGAGAAGGAAAAACTCTGCCCGCGTCTAGCTCCCACTGTTCCCAGTTAGGCATTTATCCGAAGTCAAAATTTCAAGGGAACTAAATGGCATATCATGATTACCAAAGAATTCAGACTTCACAACTCTTAGACTTGCCATTTTTTCTCTGTGAAGTGTTTTAAGATATAGAAATTGATCAAGTGGTGGCAACGATAAGCAAATCTCACAAGAAACAAGATGCACAGAAACCATATTAGAGAAAGCAGAATTCCCCAACCAATCTGGGAACACTGCACCACCAtagtgttcaattttgaggccTTTCAAATTTGTGTGTGGCCGCAGGTTATCAAGAACAATTCTTTCCCTCCTAATATTATGCCTACATTGTGTCTATTTGAGTTCCAATTCATCAAGAAAATTCTTTTCATTCAAGTTGGCCTCAGATGCTTCTTTTCCTTCAGCATTAAGGCAGATAGTATGTTGCTTTTATGAGCTGGAAGATCTCACATATTATTTTGCAGTATATTGTTCCAATTCTTAGCTTCTGTTTTGAAAGCCAAGAGACTTCCAAGTGTTTTAAGAGATAAAGGATGCCTTTTGCATTTGCTAACTATTTTCTCACCAATTTCCTTTAAGGTGACAGTTGCTTCAGGATTTCTGGTTCTGAATGCACGGCGAGCAAATAACTACCAGCAAGCCTTGTCTAATAGATCTGGAAGTGAGTAGGATTTAGCAACATGCATAGTCAACCCAACTCTTTCATTTCATGTGGTAACCATGATACAACTTCTGCGAGCCCCACTTTACATGGGTCTCTTGAGGAGGTTTCAGTCAAGAAACCTTCTTCCTAATAATTATTGGACAGAAGGTTTCTTGACTGGAACTGGGCAGAATAGTGGTGGTAACATAGATTTTACCATGCATGACATGGTCTGTGTTTTAGCCTTGTTTGTATCTGCAAAAATTTATCCTATCTTTGACAGAAATGATGAGAGCATTGAAACTTCTTTCTTGATCTCAAATCTGCAAAATGTTGAAGAAAGTTCATCTGAGCTTTATGGCCCTCTAATGGAAGAATATATCCCCTTGAAGGATAATATTGACGTTGGCAACATAACTCATGGCCTTGACCAACAAACTCCAAAAATTgaacttaattatttatctacTACTGCAAATGATGCTGTCCAAACTACATTTGAGTATGGGACTCATTTCGATACACTCAGAATTTTGGATGCATCACAGCTAGTGGAATTACCATCCGAACTGCACAGCCTCAGAATTGAAGGGTGTCACTCTTTCAAGTCCctgcaagatgttttgatggaCAGAAGAACCAACTTCTTTGAATTGTTTATAATTGATTGTTCTTTTCTCGAGTACTAATTAACTGATGGATCATGCCCCACTTTCTTAAGAACTCTTCATGCGCATAAGTGTGGAAAATTAGAATTCCTCCCATCTCGTGAGAAAAagcaaaaatttgattttttggaaCATTTTTTCATTGGTAGTAGCTGCGATTCTCTAATGTCTTTCCCAATGAACCTTTTTCCAAAACTTTAAATTGTTTGCATCTGGGATTGTCCCAATTTAGAGTCCCTTTCTATAGAGGAAGGCCAGAACCATAATCTATCACTGGAGTCTTCAGAAATTTGGGATGGAGAGGATCTGTTGTGAAGGATTTTGTGAAACAATGAGCTTGAGGTTATGGCTATGAAAGAAAAGCAGATGGCAGTCTTCTTTGGATGTGTGtattgattatttatatgtatatgtgtTCATGTTGAGAGTGCCTAGAGTGTGTATTTTTCTCTGAGGTATGTGTTAGAGAGGGAAGGAATAATGTATTTGGTGAGTGAAGAGTATGAAGTTTATGTAATGTATGAGTGACCTTATACTGTTGAAGaaggaaataaaagtaaaatttgttGAGAAAATGCATGATACCTTTTTTCAACATCAATGTATATGCAACGGCACAAAGTAAGCGTAATTAACATCATATGTGTTATGGAGATGATATTAAGAGCCACCACAGGACAATAAGAAGAATGTTATAGTATAACTAGGCATCAATTATTTTGCTCCTTTTAATCACATCCGCTTAATTTATTGGGTATGTTAGTTTATTTTGATGCGCgtattacaatttacaaataaaaataaaactattttagttttagaaagttgagaaagaaaacatttttcatatCCAAAAGAGATATTGAAAATGTCTAATAGAAAGGAGGAGAGTGAGAATATATTGCTGGCTTTTTTACCAACCaggagtaaaaaaaatttcaactttccAATCCagagaatattttaaaaaattaccaaaaatgaaataagtcGTAACAGATATTACGATTTCTAACTCATAAGTCACAACACCTGTTAcgacttgttattttttgtatcTGAAGTCGTAAAAATATTTACGACTTCAatgtaaatgtaattttttatgactttaaaatcatatttttatataaaaaaaaaagaaaagaaagtcatATTTTGtgttacgactttaaagtcgtaaaattattttattttatttttttaattttttaaaggtttacgagtaaatctttttttaaaaaaaatactattttactATTTGCAGACATGCTTTTGTTTTGCTAACCTATTTTCTtttagtaaatttatttttttaaatttaatattgtttacggttttatttttattttaaataaaaaagttcaaaaaatatatttaaatatataataaataatattaagttgattttactagtatattttttattttatttgatatgttattattttattttaatgttttattaattaaaacatattatatatatttttaatatagtttactttaaatttttttatttaaagtttaaataatctatcaacaaaaattaaaaacaacataattaatacattaatataaaacgcacaatacaaataaaagaaaaacataaaaattgcaGCGTgtgttttttgtaatttaaattatgatgatTTTGTTGATCCTATATACAAGTTGAAAAGCATTTTCAAAGTTTATCAACATCATTTTCATTCCCTTGGTGAAGACACATGGCCTCAATATTTAGGCCTGCATTTTATCTTTGATTCTTTAAAACGGCTACAGACATCAGGACACTACTCGAATACTTAATGAGATGGAAGAACCAATTCTAAATAGGTCTAAGAAATGCTCATTATGTAAAACTGAAGGACATGATCGAACTAATTATCCATACAAACAAGTACATGATTAAAATAActtgtaatttttatgtttttctttcatttgtattgtgcgttttatattaatatattaattatgttgtttttaatttttattgatagattatttaaactttaaataaaaaaatatttaaagtaaactatattaaaaatatatataacatgttttaaataataaaatattaaaataaaataataacatattaaataaaatcacaaaaaatatactaataaaataaaaaatattatttattatatatttaaatatatttttttaacttttttatttaaaataaaaataaaatcgtaaaaaatattaaattaaaaaaacatatttccaaaaaaagttaggttaataaaacaaaaacatgtctccaaataataaaataacagttttaataaaaaaaaatagacgtactactttgaagtcgtaaaacaaaatatgattttcattttttttttaatataactttaaagtcgtgaaaaaaatacaactttaaaatcctaaagctttaaaaaaattaaaaaaaaaataattttacgactttaaagtcgtaaaaaaaatacgactttcatttttaaaagaaatacaaatttaaagttgtaaaaaaattatatttacattgAAGTCgtagatagttaaaaaaaaatttaaaaataataagtcgTAACAGGTGTTACGACTCTTAGTTAGAAGTTGTAAGTTACGACTTACTCTGttttgagtaattttttaaaatatctcccGGATTAGAAAattggaaatttttttatcctaatGGGTAAAAAAGCCTATATTGCTCTCCAAATTATTACTCTGATTTATAATATAAgagtatataagtttttttcaaGGGCTAAGTGAATTTGCATGCTGTCtttagtgtttttttcttcttcttttttaaatgattttcatatttgattaatgtatttgaataatttattttagagcGTTTGATGTTTTGTTGAgacttttaatatttgttaacaTGTTTggcatatatttaataatttctagTCCTAACATTTTGAAAATGCTGGTCAATTTTGAAAGTCAAATTCTTCTaaacattatattattatgtagtgacagttatttgttttttattattaaaatatattgttattttcagCGTttgaatatattgatttttgtaAGTTATATTTActtgaatatattaatttatgaacttGAATATTTTTCAGTAAAAGAAATCAGCTtgattatttagttttttttttaagaaacttgaatatttttttagtttaattttattttttaactattgacaaattctttaaaaacaattattgaaACTTAATTTAGAgttaaagataatatatatatatatatatatatatatatatatatatatatatatatatatatatatataatatactaaaaAGAGGTAGACGATTAAGAAGAACTGAAAtacaaatagaaataaaagaaaaatagaagagagaagagagtgaaactataataataatgttattattatctttaaatttaaactaaatcaaataccattttatattaatttgatttacgaaaaaaataataaagtgatatttaaaattaaacttaagtatattttttattcctaataaatatttaattttaacatttgttttataataaattttttatttcattgagtctataatacaataattttatttttatccttaacactcttttttaatccataataaaatagaaaattttggatttacttattaataaattttttatttataattaatgtaaattaaaacaaaatctaataatttatcaagtagcaaatataaaatataaaattcaaaatattaaaaataaaaaaataaaattattattttattaaaaactgaatctaaaataaaaatttattaagaaataaacttaaaaattaaatatttattaaagataaaaaaaaaatacttatctcGTACCCAGTTTCTGGAGTCAACGCTTGAAGTATAGCTTGACTTACCTGTTGTTAGCATTAAGTATTACCTCTGTTCTATAATCGACTTAACGTTGAGTCAATCATTCACAAAACTAAGCTGCACTTCCAACATTCACaatcctttcttcttttttattcgaTCACTCACTTTTCTACCATGGCAGAAGCATTGGTTGGTGGTGCTCTTCTTTCTGCTTTCCTTCAGGTTGCATTTGACAGGTTGGCTTCACGCCAAGTGGTGGACTTCTTTCGCGGAAGAAAGCTCAATGAAAAGCTGCTGAAGAAGCTGAAGGTGAAGCTTCTGTCCATAAATGCTGTGGTTGATGATGCAGAACAAAAGCAGTTTGAGAATTCATATGTGAAAGCATGGCTTGATGAGGTCAAAGATGCTGTGTTTGATGCAGAGGATCTGTTGGATGAAATAGACTTAGAATTCTCCAAATGCGAGTTGGAAGCCGAATCCCGGGCCGGTACTAGAAAGGTACGAAATTTTGACATGGAAATTGAATCAAGGATGAAACAAGTCCTTGATGACTTGGAATTTCTTGTAAGTCAGAAGGGTGATTTAGGTTTGAAAGAGGGCAGTGGTGTTGGTGTGGGATTGGGTAGTAAAGTGTCACAGAAATTGCCATCAACATCTTTGGTGGTTGAAAGTGATATTTATGGCAGAGATGAGGACAAAGAAATGATCTTTAATTGGCTCACATCTGACAATGAATATCATAACCAGCTATCAATACTTTCTGTTGTGGGCATGGGCGGGGTGGGTAAGACTACGCTTGCCCAACATGTATACAATGACCCTAGGATAGAGGGTAAATTTGATATCAAAGCTTGGGTTTGTGTTTCGGatgattttgatgttttgacAGTAACAAGAGCAATTCTTGAGGCGGTCATTGACTCAACTGATAATAGTAGAGGCCTAGAAATGGTTCATCGACGGTTGAAAGAAAATTTGATAGGCAAGAGATTTCTTCTCGTTTTGGATGACGTTTGGAATGAAAAACGAGAAAAGTGGGAAGCTGTGCAAACTCCTCTTACTTACGGGGCCAGGGGAAGTAGAATTCTTGTCACGACGCGCACTACGAAAGTTGCTTCTACCGTGCGATCAAATAAAGAACTTCACTTGGAGCAATTGCAAGAAGATCATTGCTGGAAAGTTTTTGCTAAGCATGCATTCCAAGATGATAATCCTCGGTTGAATGTTGAGTTGAAGGAGATTGGTATAATGATAGTTGAAAAGTGTAAAGGATTGCCGCTTGCCTTGAAAACAATTGGAAGTCTTTTATACACAAAGGTATCTGCCTCAGAATGGAAAAATGTATTTCTAAGCAAGATATGGGACTTACCCAAAGAAGATAATGAAATTATCCCTGCTTTATTATTGAGCTATCACCACCTTCCTTCTCATCTAAAGAGATGCTTTGCTTATTGTGCCTTGTTCTCCAAAGATCATGAGTTTGACAAGGAcgatttaattatgttatggATGGCTGAAAATTTTCTACAATTCCCTCAACAGAGTAAGCGTCCAGAAGAAGTTGGTGAACAGTACTTTAATGATCTATTGTCGAGATCCTTCTTTCAAGAATCAAGGAGATATGGAAGGCGCTTTATCATGCATGACCTTGTAAATGATTTGGCTAAATATGTTTGTGGGAACATCTGTTTCAGGTTGgaagttgaagaagaaaaaagaataccaAATGCAACTCGTCATTTTTCATTTGTAATCAATCACATTCAATATTTTGATGGGTTTGGGAGTTTATATGATGCTAAAAGGTTACGTACTTTTATGCCAACAAGTGGGAGAGTGGTTTTTCTTAGTGATTGGCATTGTAAGATATCGATACATGAGTTGTTCTGCAAGTTTAGGTTTTTACGTGTGTTATCTTTGTCTCAATGTTCTGGCCTTACTGAGGTGCCCGAGTCTTTAGGCAATCTTAAGCATCTCCATTCATTAGACCTTTCTAGTACTGACATAAAACACCTACCGGATTCAACATGTTTGCTCTATAACTTGCAAACACTGAAGCTTAATTATTGTTACAATTTGGAGGAGCTTCCTTTGAATTTACATAAACTCACCAATTTGCGTTGCCTTGAATTTGTGTTTACTAAAGTGAGAAAGGTACCAATTCATTTGGGAAAACTGAAAAATCTTCAAGTATTGAGTTCGTTTTATGTTGGCAAAAGTAAGGAGTCCAGTATACAGCAACTTGGAGAACTCAATCTTCATAGGAAGCTATCGATTGGGGAGCTGCAAAATATTGTGAATCCATCAGATGCATTAGCAgcagattttaaaaataaaacacatctTGTGGAGCTAGAGTTAAATTGGAACTGGAATCCGAACCAGATCCCTGATGATCCAAGGAAAGACAGGGAAGTACTCGAGAATCTACAACCTTCTAAACACTTGGAGAAGTTGTCAATTAAGAACTATGGGGGTACACAATTTCCAAGTTGGTTTTTGAATAATTCATTGTTGAATGTAGTTTCCTTAAGATTGGACTGCTGTAAATATTGCCTATGTTTGCCTCCACTTGGACATTTGCCATTTCTCAAGTGTCTGTTGATTATAGGGCTTGATGGGATAGTGAATATTGATGCTAATTTTTATGGGAGTAGCTCTTCTTCATTTACATCCTTGGAAACATTGCACTTCTCCAACATGAAGGAATGGGAAGAATGGGAATGTAAAGCTGAGACAAGTGTCTTTCCAAACCTTCAACATCTTTCTATAGAGCAATGTCCCAAGCTGATAGGGCATCTACCAGAACAACTTCTTCATTTAAAAACACTATTTATTCATGACTGCAACCAACTTGTGGGTTCTGCTCCTAAGGCTGTAGAAATTTGTGTATTAGATCTACAAGACTGTGGAAAGCTGCAATTTGATTATCATTCGGCTACTTTGGAACAGCTTGTTATTAATGGTCACCACATGGAAGCATCAGCACTAGAAAGTATTGAGCACATCATATCTAATACTTCTCTTGATTCCTTGCGCATTGATTCTTGTCCGAATATGAATATTCCCATGAGCAGTTGCCACAATTTCCTTGGAACTTTGGAGATTGATAGTGGATGTGACTCTATAATTAGTTTTCCTCTAGATTTCTTCCCAAATCTCCGTTCACTTAATCTCAGGTGTTGTCGTAATCTACAAATGATTTCACAGGAGCACACTCATAATCATCTCAAGGATCTGAAAATTGTTGGGTGCCTTCAATTTGAATCATTTCCCAGCAAAGGATTATCTGCACCATTTCTAGAGATCTTTTGtattgaaggattgaagaatttgaaatttttgtctGAATGCATGCATATCCTCCTTCCATCTCTTTATAGGCTATCGATACACGATTGTCCACAAGTTGAGTTTATCTTCAATGCAGGTTTGCCATCAAATCTAAATTACATGCATCTCTCAAATTGCTCAAAACTCATTGCTTCACTAATAGGGGCTTTAGGAGCCAACACCTCTCTAGAAACCTTGCATATTGGAAAAGTGGATGTGGAGTCTTTTCCTGATGAGGGGTTGTTGCCACTCTCTCttacttctctatggatctatAAGTGTccatatcttaaaaaaatgaactacAAGGATGTTTGCCACCTCTCCTCTCTCAAGGAATTGATTCTTGAAGACTGTCCCAACCTCCAATGCTTACCAGAGGAGGGTCTACCCAAATTCATTTCAACTCTTATAATTTTGGGCAATTGTCCATTGCTCAAACAGCGTTGCCAGAAACCAGAAGGTGAAGACTGGGGAAAGATTGCTCACATTAAAGATGTGAAGGTTTGGTAAACCAATAAGATGAACCAAAAGTTTGAAATTACACATGCACCTATTCTGATACTACCTTCTCATCAGGTGCCAATTCTCCTCAATATCTTTAGAGCTTTTGAAATACAAGCTTGTTAATTGGATATATTCCATTCTCTTGTTAGCATTTACTAAACAACAGAACACAAGTTGCACTTAAACTgattaatgtttgttgaagGAGGACGACTTGTCCACTTTCTTCATGCATCAGTTTTTTTCTTACATTCTGTTTTACATGCATGAATTTGTATTATCGTATCCGCTGTTGAAGTTGAATTTCAATAAAATGTGTTGCTTATATTTAGGACACTGGAACAATGATGACGAGGATGAAGTGCAAAAGTTCATATCCCGTAAAGAGTATTTTGCCATTGGGAGTTATGGGGGGTTCATCTTTTATCTTCCTTTAGCTTGTTGGGTAAATTTGTTTTCTTGCCCACATTATTCTCACTTTCTTCTTAGATCACACTTCTTACATTATTTTGaggatttatttttctcatggtAAGTTTTCTTGCCTAGAATCTTTTTCTATTGGTTATGTTAtggcattttcttttattttggagTCAATTGAACTCAATCTTAGACTGAAAAAGCATTGAGAAATCATACTATGTATTATGAACTTAGTCTTACCCTTTGCACGGTTTTCTATAATGTGGATTGGGtttcttttcctgtctcttCTTAACTTTTCTTGCTTAATGTTCTTGACATATATGTCTTTTTGTTAATAACATATTGTGCAAATTCATCCttgtttaaatttatactttactaattgttcattttttttccaaagaagTGCATATTCGATGAAAATATGGTGGTTTCAGTTACATATTGACTAAGGTATCATCATCATGAACCTCGTGAGAGTCTTGTTTGTGTTTGTCATTTGTCATCATAATTCAAAGTACAGAGAGAAGTATGTATAACTATTCctataaattaattgataattgtgTGGATTAAAATGTATGGATACCTTCCTAGCTGCAGTAACAGTCAATTTTGTTTGTCACGTGATGATAATTATCACTGTGTTTCCAAACTATCTCCTAGGATTATGATACTGCAATATCTTGGCTTCACACTATATAACCTCCACAATCCACAGGCCTTTGTTGGTGTCCTAATGCAAGGTTTCACTGAATATCCAGAGAACATGAGAAAATTGGTTAATCTGCATCACCTTGAGCAAGAAGCACTGATGTGAAGGGATGTTCACAAAGTAGGCACACTGCAAAATCTCCAAGCACAAAGTGGAGGAGTGAAGGTTGTTTTTACAAGGGGAATTTTCCTTCATAAaagtacaaaattttaaaagctttcAAGGGATCAAGGCATTTTGAAGAGAGAACAGATTGATGTTTGGGGGAGTTGTTTGTTTTCTAACGGGCAATTGAAAGTGGCAGTGTTGGAATCTTGTATATTAGATCATCTGCTCAAAGGAGATATAACTAATAAATACTTGACATTTCTTAATGctgttgttgtatttttttttttttttctggcttGTTCTGGTGGCATCACTGGTGTTGTGCACtcttgttattttatttgtactCTCTCTTTTGCTGATAATGATAACGCTGCCACCGATATAGCATCACTGGTTCGACAATATTGTTTGTTGCTTTTGGTATCAAATTTTGATGAATGTTATCAACAATCTAACATAGCACTTCACTAAAGTCCATATACAGACTAGGCATCTACTAAATGTTTCTAgcaacaaaattaaattcagaTAGCAACAAAGCACAAGACTGGACCAGAATCACTACAATCGATCACTATGCTCAACATGATTACGAATGTGTACACAGGAGCAGTGAAATCACAGACTTGCTATCCAGCAATCACAGAATTGCAGCCAGAATAACGGAACTAAAACGTGACCTGTTATTATCTTCACGTGATCAAGGAGTTACTCAACCATGAGAATGAGGAGTCAACTTTTCATAGGCAAACTGGAATTTGCTTTCTCAAATTGGGTCGACTTTCCTTAGGCAATCTGAAAGAGTTGATTGAAATTAAAGACTAAATCAATACaagcttttcttctttttgttataAGTGCATAAGATTTACAGATTTTGTCGCGTGCCAGAGAATTTGGTTAGTCACCgtaaatcttttttttcaattacattttttttattcaccaaATTTAAAACATAGACATTGCTTACTCGGACCAACTTAATGTTGGTGTTAATGTTTTTGGGCTTcttattttaactaaattttatatgtataaaagTTCTCTTATTTTCTGTCTGTTTAGTAGAATTGCCAATAAACTTATAACATTATTGTCTGGTATACgatgttttgttttcttattcacACACTCTTAAGGTTACACCACTTAATACTAATGGAGTTTAGCTCAATTGGTTGAACATAtttttacagataaaaaaaaattacagcataaattaattttggagtGCACAGATCCACCACAAATATTCCCTATTATTGCAGGTTTGTCGATTTATTACATTCGTATTGTAGTCCTTTATAAGTTTATGTTTTAAAAGCCATATGTTTTACAAAATGTTTGGCTTTTCATCACCAAAACATTAAATGTGGTGTGTTggattaggattttaaaaaactattttaacataaaaagtctaataaattttaaagattatgttGGATGATTAGGACTTATTAGATTTTAAagacttttatgataatttgaattttaatggatCTATATCATGTGaatttaaagaatttgaaatgattgtatagatttataagatttgaaatgatgagatttagataaagaaaaaaaagtaaacaaatatattttttttaatcttttaatagttaaattGATTCTAACTTTATGTCTTCTTATACTAACCCTTCttgtaataacatttttttcattctcacttttggatttgaaaaataaatttaaaattataagttggttttgtgattttttaattactataattatttcatgataaatctaatgacataTTTAAATGGAGTAGAATGGAGcagtaagaataaaaaaatttatagaagGGTTATTAAATCATGTGGATGACAAAATTAAGTGGCAATCACGAAAATATTGTGTCGAACAAGTGATGAACAtgattagtataaaaaaaacataattaaccttaacacataagacaaatattaatttaaaaaacaaaagatcaTCTTCAATTATTATCCAATTGGCGTGGACATATCTCATCTCATTTGATGAAAGGGAATTAAATCCTTCGCAAAGTTGTGAGTCATTGCTGAGGAGTAATTAGTGAGTTAGTCAATAAGGAAGATCAACAGTTTCACACATGCAACTAAACTGAAAGAAAATC
The nucleotide sequence above comes from Glycine soja cultivar W05 chromosome 11, ASM419377v2, whole genome shotgun sequence. Encoded proteins:
- the LOC114374681 gene encoding putative disease resistance RPP13-like protein 1 translates to MAEALVGGALLSAFLQVAFDRLASRQVVDFFRGRKLNEKLLKKLKVKLLSINAVVDDAEQKQFENSYVKAWLDEVKDAVFDAEDLLDEIDLEFSKCELEAESRAGTRKVRNFDMEIESRMKQVLDDLEFLVSQKGDLGLKEGSGVGVGLGSKVSQKLPSTSLVVESDIYGRDEDKEMIFNWLTSDNEYHNQLSILSVVGMGGVGKTTLAQHVYNDPRIEGKFDIKAWVCVSDDFDVLTVTRAILEAVIDSTDNSRGLEMVHRRLKENLIGKRFLLVLDDVWNEKREKWEAVQTPLTYGARGSRILVTTRTTKVASTVRSNKELHLEQLQEDHCWKVFAKHAFQDDNPRLNVELKEIGIMIVEKCKGLPLALKTIGSLLYTKVSASEWKNVFLSKIWDLPKEDNEIIPALLLSYHHLPSHLKRCFAYCALFSKDHEFDKDDLIMLWMAENFLQFPQQSKRPEEVGEQYFNDLLSRSFFQESRRYGRRFIMHDLVNDLAKYVCGNICFRLEVEEEKRIPNATRHFSFVINHIQYFDGFGSLYDAKRLRTFMPTSGRVVFLSDWHCKISIHELFCKFRFLRVLSLSQCSGLTEVPESLGNLKHLHSLDLSSTDIKHLPDSTCLLYNLQTLKLNYCYNLEELPLNLHKLTNLRCLEFVFTKVRKVPIHLGKLKNLQVLSSFYVGKSKESSIQQLGELNLHRKLSIGELQNIVNPSDALAADFKNKTHLVELELNWNWNPNQIPDDPRKDREVLENLQPSKHLEKLSIKNYGGTQFPSWFLNNSLLNVVSLRLDCCKYCLCLPPLGHLPFLKCLLIIGLDGIVNIDANFYGSSSSSFTSLETLHFSNMKEWEEWECKAETSVFPNLQHLSIEQCPKLIGHLPEQLLHLKTLFIHDCNQLVGSAPKAVEICVLDLQDCGKLQFDYHSATLEQLVINGHHMEASALESIEHIISNTSLDSLRIDSCPNMNIPMSSCHNFLGTLEIDSGCDSIISFPLDFFPNLRSLNLRCCRNLQMISQEHTHNHLKDLKIVGCLQFESFPSKGLSAPFLEIFCIEGLKNLKFLSECMHILLPSLYRLSIHDCPQVEFIFNAGLPSNLNYMHLSNCSKLIASLIGALGANTSLETLHIGKVDVESFPDEGLLPLSLTSLWIYKCPYLKKMNYKDVCHLSSLKELILEDCPNLQCLPEEGLPKFISTLIILGNCPLLKQRCQKPEGEDWGKIAHIKDVKVW